The Tepidibacillus fermentans genome includes a region encoding these proteins:
- a CDS encoding acetyl-CoA hydrolase/transferase C-terminal domain-containing protein produces the protein MSELENRIRDKSLLSKIMKPEDTIKFFEEAGAGKRSVNLGWSGFTPVGYPKVVPIALADHVEKNNLQGKWKFNLFTGASVGAETEDRWATLDMIDRRWPYQTGKNIAKGINSGKIKFGDKHLSMFPQDLKYGFYTKDEGGKLDIAIIEASAITEDGNIVLTGAVGSAPEIIDIADKIIVEINTGLPSFEGMHDIVVSDLPPYRKIIPITDLRQRIGTPWCPTDKSKIIAIVESTLPDNGRALRGTDEVAQAIADNIIDFFTTEVKAGRLPKNLLPLQSGVGSIANAVVGGLVNSPFENLTVYTEVLQDTFLPFLDSGKCKYINCTSLSLSNEGFSEWWEKFDKYKEMVLMRPQQISNNPEVIRRLGVIAMNTPVEFDIYAHANSTNVGGSRMINGIGGSGDFERNAFISIMHAPSVRPTKTDEFGISGVVPKVPHVDHTEHDIDVLVTEQGLADLRGLAPKDRAREIIKKCAHPAYKDYLFDYLERAEKATGYAHEPHILSEAYKLHISLEENGTMRFWNK, from the coding sequence ATGTCAGAACTAGAAAATCGTATTAGGGACAAAAGTTTACTTAGTAAGATTATGAAACCAGAAGACACTATTAAATTTTTTGAGGAAGCTGGAGCTGGAAAGAGAAGTGTGAATCTCGGATGGTCTGGGTTTACCCCAGTTGGATATCCAAAAGTTGTGCCTATCGCTTTGGCTGATCACGTTGAAAAAAATAATCTTCAGGGGAAATGGAAATTCAACCTGTTTACAGGTGCATCAGTTGGTGCTGAAACTGAAGACAGATGGGCAACTCTTGATATGATCGATAGAAGATGGCCATACCAAACAGGTAAAAATATTGCTAAGGGGATCAATTCAGGTAAAATTAAATTTGGCGATAAACACCTTTCAATGTTTCCACAAGATTTGAAATATGGGTTTTATACCAAAGATGAAGGTGGGAAACTTGATATTGCAATAATCGAGGCTTCTGCCATTACCGAAGATGGTAACATTGTTCTGACAGGTGCTGTTGGTTCAGCTCCTGAGATCATTGACATAGCGGACAAAATTATCGTTGAAATAAATACCGGACTCCCCTCATTTGAAGGTATGCATGATATTGTTGTTTCAGACTTGCCACCGTATAGAAAAATTATACCAATAACTGATCTAAGACAAAGAATAGGTACCCCCTGGTGTCCAACTGACAAGAGTAAAATTATTGCTATCGTTGAATCAACATTACCCGATAACGGTAGGGCACTAAGAGGTACAGATGAAGTAGCACAGGCAATTGCCGATAATATTATCGACTTTTTTACCACTGAAGTAAAAGCTGGTAGATTACCTAAAAACCTTCTACCACTTCAATCTGGAGTTGGTTCAATTGCAAATGCAGTAGTAGGCGGGCTCGTAAATTCACCATTTGAAAACTTAACTGTATATACAGAGGTATTACAGGACACATTTTTACCTTTCCTTGATTCTGGCAAATGTAAATATATCAACTGTACATCTCTCTCGCTATCAAACGAAGGTTTTTCAGAATGGTGGGAAAAGTTTGACAAATATAAAGAGATGGTTCTAATGAGACCACAACAAATATCAAATAATCCAGAAGTGATTAGAAGACTTGGAGTTATAGCTATGAACACCCCTGTTGAATTTGATATCTATGCACATGCAAACTCTACCAATGTTGGTGGAAGCAGAATGATAAATGGCATTGGCGGTTCTGGTGATTTTGAAAGAAACGCATTTATTTCAATTATGCATGCTCCATCTGTCAGACCGACAAAAACGGATGAATTTGGTATTTCTGGTGTTGTTCCAAAAGTCCCTCACGTTGACCATACGGAACATGATATTGATGTGCTTGTTACTGAACAAGGACTTGCTGATTTAAGAGGGCTTGCACCAAAAGATCGAGCACGTGAGATTATCAAAAAATGTGCTCATCCTGCATACAAAGATTATTTATTTGATTATCTGGAAAGAGCTGAAAAAGCTACAGGTTATGCACACGAACCACATATATTAAGTGAAGCATACAAACTTCATATAAGTCTTGAAGAAAATGGTACAATGAGATTTTGGAACAAATAG
- a CDS encoding MDR family MFS transporter, which yields MNLKHWDLNLRVRIIAETINSILFWMFFPFMTLYFIDQFGEQLTGTLMIIPPILGVIANLFGGSAADRFGRKRMMVFSLGVQAIALFIFAFSFSPWVDYLIFIGISMMGSIYHPASMAMVADLVPLEERRPIFAAFYTAVNLGVVIGPIIGSFFFFNYRQYMILISSMITFMIFIVMVKVLRETLPLTAKDSTKGRNLTAQLKNYMVIFTDRVFFLYMVAGILISQVFMQMDLYLGVYLKKYVPSQVMNLGFWEIQVTGEKLFGWMISENGLLVVLFTVWVSQKIKAWSDEKALIISSLLFGLSYWLIAFTTNVWILIGLMALFTLAELIRTPVIQNFITEMAPEDQRGQYLGASSLQFTIGRAIAPLAVTLAGFFQPRIILSGIFILSIISALLYKWMFIIYRKRQLEQGE from the coding sequence ATGAATCTCAAACATTGGGATCTGAATCTAAGGGTTAGAATTATTGCTGAAACAATTAATAGTATTTTATTTTGGATGTTCTTTCCTTTCATGACATTATATTTTATTGATCAGTTTGGTGAACAATTAACAGGCACATTAATGATAATTCCTCCGATTCTAGGAGTAATCGCAAATCTTTTCGGGGGATCTGCTGCAGATCGTTTTGGGCGAAAACGAATGATGGTTTTTTCGTTAGGGGTACAAGCGATCGCGCTTTTCATTTTTGCCTTTTCTTTTTCACCATGGGTCGATTATTTGATATTCATAGGAATATCGATGATGGGAAGCATCTATCATCCTGCGAGTATGGCAATGGTTGCTGACCTAGTTCCTTTAGAGGAACGCAGGCCAATCTTTGCAGCTTTCTATACGGCTGTTAATTTGGGAGTTGTGATCGGACCGATTATTGGATCTTTTTTCTTTTTTAATTATCGGCAATACATGATTCTCATTTCTTCGATGATCACCTTTATGATATTCATCGTAATGGTGAAGGTTTTGCGGGAAACGCTGCCTTTAACGGCGAAGGATTCAACAAAGGGAAGGAATTTAACCGCTCAATTGAAAAATTATATGGTTATTTTTACAGATAGGGTATTTTTTCTTTACATGGTTGCAGGTATATTGATCTCGCAAGTCTTTATGCAGATGGACTTATACTTGGGGGTATATCTGAAGAAGTACGTACCGAGCCAAGTTATGAATCTGGGATTTTGGGAAATTCAAGTAACTGGCGAGAAGCTTTTTGGCTGGATGATCTCTGAAAATGGTCTTCTCGTTGTATTATTCACAGTCTGGGTGAGCCAGAAAATTAAAGCTTGGTCGGATGAAAAAGCATTGATTATCTCTTCGTTGTTATTTGGTTTAAGTTATTGGTTGATTGCATTTACTACCAATGTTTGGATATTGATTGGATTAATGGCGCTCTTTACATTAGCAGAACTGATTCGAACTCCAGTCATCCAGAATTTTATTACAGAAATGGCCCCAGAAGATCAAAGAGGTCAATATTTAGGTGCATCATCTCTTCAGTTTACTATTGGAAGAGCGATAGCACCTCTAGCAGTTACGTTAGCTGGATTTTTTCAACCGAGAATCATTTTAAGTGGAATCTTTATACTAAGTATCATTAGTGCCCTTTTATATAAATGGATGTTTATCATTTATCGAAAAAGGCAATTAGAACAAGGTGAATAG
- the cydB gene encoding cytochrome d ubiquinol oxidase subunit II produces the protein MTYTTLIIIWFALWGLLWAVYFMLDGFDLGVGMLYPFLAKDENERKLLLNSIGPFWDGNEVWLITAGGATFAAFPTTYAVMFSFFYLPFMLILLGLIFRGTAIEFMNKSEGQTWKDLWKWALAAGSFLVAFLFGVAFANIFHGLPIDEQGYHGTLISLLNSYGILGGLLFTGLFILSGSIWIGIKTDNELSERVMNFSSKMWYGVLVLAVIFLVQTYFETSLYDIYIENPIWLIDLAIAVISLLLTKVFINKKDAIKAFITHSLLIVSTTFFGIIGLYPNMLPSSIDSKHSLTVFNSASSEYTLKIMFIVAIIFVPIVIFYQIMMYKIFSGKITEKDAHY, from the coding sequence ATGACCTATACAACATTAATAATCATTTGGTTTGCTTTATGGGGATTATTATGGGCAGTTTATTTTATGTTAGATGGATTTGACTTAGGCGTGGGGATGCTTTATCCTTTTCTAGCTAAAGATGAGAATGAACGGAAGTTGTTGCTTAATTCAATTGGTCCTTTCTGGGATGGTAATGAAGTTTGGTTAATCACAGCGGGTGGTGCTACTTTTGCTGCTTTTCCAACTACTTATGCCGTGATGTTCAGTTTCTTTTATCTACCGTTCATGTTAATTCTATTAGGATTAATTTTTCGCGGAACAGCGATTGAATTTATGAATAAAAGTGAAGGACAAACGTGGAAAGACCTATGGAAGTGGGCTTTAGCAGCTGGAAGTTTTCTTGTTGCCTTTTTATTTGGAGTTGCATTTGCCAATATTTTTCATGGGTTACCGATTGATGAACAAGGGTATCATGGTACTTTAATCTCATTACTTAATTCATATGGAATTCTTGGTGGGTTGCTATTTACAGGACTATTTATTCTTTCAGGTTCCATTTGGATTGGGATAAAAACTGATAATGAACTGTCTGAACGGGTGATGAATTTTTCGTCAAAAATGTGGTATGGGGTATTGGTTTTAGCGGTTATCTTTCTTGTTCAGACTTACTTTGAAACTTCTCTTTATGACATCTATATCGAAAATCCAATTTGGTTGATTGATTTAGCGATTGCTGTGATTTCTCTGTTGTTGACGAAAGTATTTATCAATAAGAAAGATGCGATCAAAGCCTTTATTACTCATTCACTACTTATTGTATCGACAACATTTTTTGGAATTATTGGACTCTATCCAAATATGCTTCCATCAAGTATTGATTCGAAGCATAGTCTTACAGTTTTCAATTCCGCTTCGAGTGAATATACCCTTAAAATTATGTTCATCGTTGCAATTATTTTTGTCCCTATCGTAATCTTTTACCAAATCATGATGTATAAAATTTTTTCTGGGAAAATAACAGAAAAAGATGCTCATTATTAG
- a CDS encoding cytochrome ubiquinol oxidase subunit I — protein MMDLVTLSRIQFALTVGFHFLFVPLTLGLVILVAIMETLYVKTDNPVYKNMAKFWGKLFIINFALGVVTGITMEFQFGTNWANYSKYVGDIFGAPLAIEATVAFFLESTFLGLWIYGWDKVSKKLHAFSIWMVALGTNLSAVWIIIANGWMQHPVGYVIRNGRAELVDFMAVVLNKYAWLTFFHTVLSGYVLSSFFVLGISAYHLLRKNQLDFFKKSFQIALVFAIFSSIMVAVVGDSNGSNVAEVQPSKFAAMESIWETQEGAPMYLLQIPSWNNDGNIIEAIGIPKLTSFLAFKDPNAKVIGLNDIPKEERPPVALVFYAFRIMVGLGVYFIVMSLLGWYLNRKGKLLDSPLYLKMLLYSIPLPYLAINLGWMVAEVGRQPWIVYGLMKTVDGVSPIPISQVWMTLIGVIIFYSILIIADIYLLVKYAKKGPDFDQPVQINISTSPSIQA, from the coding sequence TTGATGGATCTTGTGACGTTGAGTCGGATTCAATTTGCTCTTACGGTTGGCTTCCATTTTCTTTTCGTTCCTTTAACATTAGGGCTCGTTATTTTGGTAGCCATCATGGAAACCCTCTATGTCAAGACAGACAACCCGGTTTATAAGAATATGGCTAAGTTCTGGGGGAAACTTTTTATTATTAATTTTGCATTAGGTGTCGTGACAGGTATTACGATGGAATTTCAATTCGGTACGAACTGGGCCAACTATTCGAAATACGTGGGTGATATTTTTGGAGCACCCCTTGCGATTGAGGCAACGGTTGCTTTCTTCTTAGAATCAACTTTCTTAGGATTATGGATTTATGGTTGGGATAAGGTCTCCAAGAAACTTCATGCATTTTCCATCTGGATGGTTGCACTAGGAACCAATCTGTCTGCGGTCTGGATCATTATTGCCAATGGTTGGATGCAACATCCTGTTGGTTATGTGATTCGTAATGGAAGAGCAGAATTGGTTGATTTCATGGCGGTTGTACTCAATAAATATGCATGGTTAACATTTTTCCATACAGTTTTATCTGGATATGTTTTATCCTCATTCTTTGTTTTAGGTATAAGTGCTTATCATCTGTTAAGAAAAAATCAGTTGGATTTCTTCAAAAAATCTTTTCAAATTGCTTTAGTATTTGCGATTTTTTCATCGATTATGGTTGCTGTTGTAGGTGATTCCAATGGTTCCAATGTGGCAGAGGTACAGCCTTCTAAATTTGCTGCGATGGAATCGATTTGGGAAACGCAAGAAGGTGCACCAATGTATTTACTCCAAATACCTAGTTGGAATAATGATGGGAATATAATCGAAGCGATTGGGATTCCTAAATTAACTAGCTTTTTGGCTTTTAAAGATCCGAATGCAAAAGTAATAGGATTAAATGACATTCCAAAAGAGGAGCGGCCACCTGTAGCGCTTGTTTTTTATGCATTTCGCATTATGGTGGGATTAGGTGTTTATTTTATTGTGATGTCATTACTAGGTTGGTATTTGAATCGAAAAGGAAAATTATTAGATTCACCTCTATATTTAAAAATGTTGCTTTATTCAATTCCACTTCCCTATCTCGCGATTAACCTAGGTTGGATGGTTGCAGAAGTAGGTAGGCAGCCTTGGATTGTTTATGGATTGATGAAAACGGTTGATGGAGTATCCCCCATCCCAATTTCTCAAGTATGGATGACATTAATCGGTGTAATTATTTTCTATTCGATATTAATTATCGCGGACATTTATCTTTTAGTTAAATATGCAAAGAAAGGGCCGGATTTTGATCAGCCTGTTCAAATTAACATCAGTACATCACCATCAATTCAAGCTTAG
- a CDS encoding TMEM165/GDT1 family protein: MSSLFFALAFVTLAEMGDKTQLLAMAFASKYSAKQVMIGVFIATIFNHGLAVALGEWLTTFIPLNTIQIIAAASFILFGLWTIRGDKLNGEEKRFSKYVPILSVTLAFFLAEIGDKTQLATISLAAKFQSPYFVLIGTTLGMLVADGIGIWAGAWLNQKFSTNTIKWFAAIIFILFGIIGLYHYIPESYSLYLNLFTFLFIVGLAYLMKMSSRKEKTYEV, translated from the coding sequence ATGTCATCTCTATTTTTTGCATTAGCATTTGTTACGTTAGCTGAAATGGGGGATAAAACTCAGCTCTTAGCAATGGCATTTGCATCTAAATATTCGGCTAAGCAGGTGATGATCGGTGTCTTCATTGCAACGATTTTTAATCATGGGTTAGCCGTTGCGCTTGGGGAGTGGTTAACAACATTCATTCCACTAAATACGATTCAAATCATTGCTGCTGCTTCCTTTATATTATTTGGGCTTTGGACAATTCGTGGGGACAAATTAAACGGAGAGGAAAAACGCTTTTCAAAGTATGTACCTATTTTATCTGTAACTCTTGCCTTTTTCCTAGCAGAGATTGGAGATAAAACACAATTAGCCACTATTTCCTTAGCAGCAAAATTTCAATCTCCTTACTTTGTTCTTATCGGTACCACATTAGGAATGCTCGTTGCCGACGGGATTGGCATTTGGGCTGGAGCATGGCTAAACCAAAAATTCTCTACCAACACAATAAAGTGGTTTGCTGCAATTATTTTTATCTTATTTGGAATAATCGGATTATACCATTATATACCTGAAAGCTACTCACTTTATCTTAACCTATTTACTTTTCTCTTCATTGTAGGACTAGCCTATCTGATGAAGATGAGTTCTCGCAAGGAAAAAACATATGAAGTATGA
- the asnB gene encoding asparagine synthase (glutamine-hydrolyzing) — MCGITGWIDWELDLSNHRETIIQMGETMKHRGPDASGVWVSKRAALAHTRLIVIDPEGGKQPMIRQYGENQYVITYNGELYNTNELRKELESLGHHFHSHSDTEVLLVSYIEWGEECVEHLNGIFAFGVWDEQKQQLFLARDRLGVKPLFYTKQDQRLIYGSEIKALLAHPDVHPIVDSEGLSEVFGLGPSRTPGHGVFKGIEELRPGHSLLFSRQGMRIQQYWKLESKKHTDDLQTTIEKVRELVIDAVKRQLVSDVPVCTFLSGGLDSSFISAIAAEVYRQNGKKLNTYSVDYIGNEKYFKESEFQPNSDLKWIERMVDFIQSNHHYVFLDNNKLFDSLVEAVRARDLPGMADVDSSLFLFSQEIKKNATVALSGECADEIFGGYPWFYRQADLGSNTFPWLRSIEQRERILTSELLQQLKIKDYVDFRYRQTLQEVPRLENESNEQQKMRELFYLNMTWFMATLLERKDRMTMRTGLEVRVPFADHRLVEYVWNIPWEIKNLGHREKGLLRKALKGILPDDVLFRKKSPYPKTHNPTYTSLVSKKMLEILHDSQSPILSFIDLQVVKSLALNKSEGNEIPWFGQLMTGPQLLAYLIQVDIWLKEYKVSIEL, encoded by the coding sequence ATGTGTGGAATTACAGGTTGGATCGATTGGGAGCTTGATCTTTCGAATCATCGAGAAACGATTATCCAAATGGGGGAGACGATGAAACATCGTGGTCCGGATGCAAGTGGAGTATGGGTGAGTAAACGTGCAGCCTTAGCGCACACAAGATTAATTGTCATCGACCCTGAAGGTGGAAAACAGCCAATGATTCGCCAATACGGTGAAAATCAATATGTAATTACCTATAATGGTGAGTTATATAATACGAACGAACTGAGGAAAGAATTGGAATCCCTCGGACATCATTTTCATTCTCATTCAGATACCGAGGTATTATTAGTTTCCTATATTGAGTGGGGAGAAGAATGTGTTGAACATTTAAATGGTATTTTTGCTTTTGGAGTATGGGATGAACAAAAACAACAACTTTTTCTAGCCCGTGATCGTTTAGGGGTGAAACCCCTTTTCTATACAAAACAAGATCAACGATTAATTTATGGCTCAGAGATAAAAGCTCTACTCGCTCATCCTGATGTTCACCCTATTGTCGATTCCGAAGGACTTTCAGAAGTTTTTGGGTTAGGTCCATCCAGAACACCAGGGCACGGAGTATTTAAAGGAATTGAAGAATTACGCCCTGGGCATTCTTTATTATTTAGCAGACAGGGAATGAGAATACAACAATATTGGAAATTAGAGAGTAAGAAACATACAGATGATTTACAAACAACCATAGAAAAAGTTCGAGAACTTGTCATTGATGCTGTAAAAAGACAATTAGTCTCCGATGTGCCTGTTTGTACGTTTTTATCTGGAGGATTAGATTCAAGTTTTATATCTGCAATTGCAGCAGAGGTTTATCGACAAAACGGCAAAAAGTTGAATACTTATTCTGTTGACTATATTGGAAACGAAAAATATTTTAAAGAAAGTGAGTTTCAACCGAATTCCGACTTGAAATGGATAGAAAGAATGGTTGATTTTATTCAATCGAACCATCATTATGTGTTCTTAGATAATAACAAATTATTTGATTCACTTGTAGAGGCGGTAAGAGCAAGAGACTTACCGGGAATGGCCGACGTTGATTCATCCTTGTTTTTATTTAGCCAAGAAATAAAGAAAAATGCGACCGTTGCACTGTCAGGGGAGTGTGCAGATGAAATCTTTGGCGGATATCCTTGGTTTTATCGTCAAGCTGATTTAGGGTCCAATACGTTTCCTTGGTTACGATCTATTGAGCAGAGGGAAAGGATTTTAACCTCTGAATTACTCCAACAATTAAAAATTAAAGATTATGTAGATTTCAGATATCGACAAACATTACAGGAAGTACCACGTCTTGAAAATGAATCTAATGAACAACAAAAAATGAGAGAATTGTTTTATCTAAATATGACTTGGTTTATGGCAACTTTATTAGAACGTAAAGATCGAATGACGATGAGAACAGGATTAGAAGTTCGTGTTCCTTTTGCTGATCACCGATTAGTAGAGTATGTTTGGAATATTCCTTGGGAAATAAAAAACTTAGGGCATAGGGAGAAGGGACTTCTTAGAAAAGCATTAAAAGGTATATTGCCTGACGATGTGTTGTTTAGGAAAAAGAGTCCTTATCCTAAAACACACAATCCTACCTATACGTCACTAGTAAGTAAAAAGATGCTTGAGATTCTACACGATTCACAATCCCCAATTTTATCATTCATTGATCTACAGGTAGTTAAATCCTTAGCTCTAAATAAGAGTGAAGGAAATGAAATTCCTTGGTTTGGTCAATTAATGACTGGACCGCAACTATTAGCCTATTTAATTCAAGTTGATATTTGGTTAAAAGAATATAAAGTATCTATCGAACTGTAA
- a CDS encoding exonuclease domain-containing protein, whose translation MEPNWKHFISRMLSLGLNREQIQIIGQTDLPFSLQQEHIIRSLLKEIRQKNEDSLRRDLSSIDYVVIDSETTGFFPDKGDEIISLSAVKITNGKISPTVFFTYLSPTHPIPTKIRELTGIDEKVIAHAPKIEEVIQEFLTFIGQSWIVGFHINHDLTFLNDFLLKNYQSKIDRSVFEIQQVLQVVIPNHMLKSLDEALDYYSIPIYQRHHALDDSIMIANLWLKILEECKKKGIITLFDLYSRIYSISK comes from the coding sequence ATGGAACCTAATTGGAAACATTTCATCTCTCGTATGCTCTCTCTTGGTTTAAATCGAGAACAAATTCAAATCATTGGCCAGACAGATCTACCATTTTCTTTACAACAAGAACATATAATCCGCTCTCTATTGAAAGAAATACGACAAAAAAATGAAGATTCGTTAAGAAGAGATTTATCAAGTATTGATTATGTTGTAATTGATTCGGAAACGACAGGTTTTTTCCCAGATAAAGGTGACGAAATCATCTCTTTATCCGCTGTAAAAATTACAAATGGTAAAATAAGTCCAACTGTATTCTTTACTTATCTTTCTCCTACTCACCCAATCCCTACAAAGATTAGAGAATTAACAGGAATTGATGAAAAGGTTATTGCACATGCACCCAAAATTGAAGAGGTGATTCAAGAGTTTTTAACATTTATCGGTCAATCATGGATTGTTGGATTTCATATCAACCATGATCTTACATTTCTTAATGATTTTTTACTGAAAAATTATCAGTCAAAAATCGATCGTTCTGTATTTGAGATTCAACAAGTATTGCAAGTTGTAATACCTAACCATATGTTGAAAAGTCTAGATGAAGCTCTTGATTATTATTCGATTCCCATCTACCAACGACACCATGCACTAGATGATTCGATCATGATAGCAAATTTATGGCTTAAAATTTTAGAAGAATGTAAGAAGAAAGGAATCATTACTCTGTTTGATTTGTATTCCAGAATCTATAGTATTTCTAAGTGA
- a CDS encoding DUF294 nucleotidyltransferase-like domain-containing protein, producing the protein MEPLFFDDWIVRMNQTSTLTELAQIKQELFSKISDDFPLKEEMDVFHLYHILSQIHDQLTKKAVSFAEKQTKEEKIGLPPERYAWLTMGSGGRKEQTNRADQDNGLIYCIGKNQNQEQVERFVQRFAELAVNNLMELGYPLCQGNVMATNPRWQKTFNGWKETITSFLDQDSMNDIRYIFIAADFRVVYGDQELGDQLREWMLTFIQNNSRLLKRIANHVLSYEIPLGLFSQFYTERWGPYAGQFDLKYGAYIPWLNIIHWFSFFAGIKETTIIDRLIILRDKGIISRKEFQIAIHSFTVLLRLRFNSPFHHIDPKQLTSSERVELKKTLRGIKKLRRRIRILSYGT; encoded by the coding sequence ATGGAACCATTATTTTTTGACGATTGGATCGTACGAATGAATCAGACGAGTACTCTTACAGAATTAGCTCAGATTAAACAAGAATTGTTTTCTAAAATTTCTGATGATTTTCCTTTAAAAGAAGAAATGGATGTTTTTCATCTATATCATATCTTAAGTCAGATTCATGACCAATTAACGAAGAAAGCCGTTTCTTTTGCAGAAAAACAAACGAAAGAAGAAAAAATTGGCTTGCCTCCTGAACGATATGCTTGGCTCACCATGGGAAGTGGTGGAAGGAAGGAACAAACAAATAGAGCCGATCAGGATAATGGGTTAATCTATTGTATTGGGAAAAACCAAAATCAAGAGCAAGTTGAACGTTTTGTTCAACGGTTTGCAGAACTTGCAGTTAATAATTTAATGGAACTTGGTTATCCCTTATGTCAAGGTAATGTAATGGCAACCAACCCTCGTTGGCAAAAAACATTCAATGGATGGAAAGAAACGATCACCTCTTTTTTAGATCAAGATTCAATGAATGATATTCGCTATATTTTTATTGCTGCTGATTTTAGAGTGGTTTATGGAGATCAAGAATTAGGGGATCAGTTACGTGAATGGATGTTAACTTTTATTCAAAACAATTCTCGTCTCTTAAAACGAATTGCGAACCATGTTCTAAGCTATGAGATTCCACTTGGCCTTTTTAGTCAATTCTATACAGAACGATGGGGTCCTTATGCTGGACAGTTTGACTTAAAATATGGTGCATATATTCCGTGGTTGAATATCATTCATTGGTTTTCCTTTTTTGCGGGGATAAAAGAAACCACCATCATTGATCGGTTAATTATTTTGAGAGATAAAGGAATCATATCAAGAAAAGAATTCCAAATCGCTATTCATTCATTTACTGTTTTATTACGTTTACGTTTTAATTCCCCTTTTCATCATATCGATCCAAAGCAGCTAACTAGCTCTGAACGTGTAGAATTAAAAAAAACGCTAAGAGGAATAAAAAAATTAAGACGAAGGATAAGGATCTTATCATATGGAACCTAA